The sequence GTCGCGGGGCTttgaggcggagaaggaaacaaGCTGGACTTTACCCTGAGTCCGCAGACGTGCAGTGCGTCGAGAGCCAGGCGGCGGGTGAGGGCGAAGAGCAGCGAAGAGCCTGCGGCTTTCGGCTGCAAGGCTGCGATGTCGCCGGATCTGTTTGACAAGCCCCGCTGCGCATTGGGAGAGAGAATTGAAGGCTGGGCCTTGCGCCGTCCCAGGCTGACACACCTGTGCAGCTATGCGCTGTCGTGCTTCGTTTTGAGATGGTGGTTGATGGATGGATTCTCGTGAGCGTTCGCCAGCAGAGCATACATGCAGAGATGATTGaacggcgaagcagacgagacCCCGAGCGGAGAAAAGAAGCCAAGGCGCAGCTCTGGTAGGATCCGCGACGCATGCGATGGCGATACAGATCCACGAAAACGAACCTAGACGCATCCCCAGCACGTACACCGAGCGAACGAATGCAAGCTACCGCACCGAGAAGTGATCTGCATGCGGCTGAGTCACCTCCACATAAATACATGCATGAATACATACTttcacacatacatatatatataactaCAGGTGTATATACGTGTGCGttcgtatgtatatatgttcatgtatgtatacatgtaaCATTGACTCGCACACGTGCAGGCGTCTGCATTCAgcatacatttatatatacatatttttGCATGTTCGCACGTGGTCCACTTTAGTCGTGCGCGAGATCGGTGAcagcgaaacagagacgTGTTGAGACGCGAGTGCAGCCACTGACCTGCCAATTCCGTGTGCGAGGCCAAAGTTCCGCTGCGCGACCAGCCGGCTGAAGACTCGaccctcgcgctcgccgacgcccacGTTGCCGAGGTGGTTGTTGCTGCACACGAGGCCcgacgcgcgaagcagaacaAGTTAGCAGAGACGCGTTCCAAACGAACACACGCGAAGGTGACTGAGCCGAGTGTATATACCGCACGGTGTGGAAACAATTCCGCGTGATGCAAAGCAAGCAACTCGCCGCCAGACCGTCGCGCCGGAGCGAGGGAACGATTTAcgaggaaaaaagaaaagcacTCCGTGAAGGCTTCAATGATCTCCGAAAACACAATGAACCGAACGCCCCGCTGCGAGTTCTTGGCACATTCAGTAGAGGTGCGGCTCACggaagaagcagttgttgaatgcaacatcctaaatcCCCATTCTGCTGCTACCCGCCCGAATAGATGCGTGTCGCTAACAAATGCGCAAGATGCTCCAGAGGTATGTCGGAATGCCATACTAACGGCGGAACAAGGGAGACACGCGACGCCTTAcctgtctgcagcggcgagctcCTCAAGGAAGAGCGAAACCGCCAAGTCGTCCCAGCCTTCCtcagggaggcggcgctgctcaaGCAGTCTAAAAACAACGAAAACGGCCCGCAGGCGTCCTCCATAATCGCGAGGCGAGTATCAGAAAGCAGAGGCGTGTGTCGCATACACACATAGATTTtttttacatatatatatatgtacatacagcTAAACTTATCTCCATCCTAGCAGTTACGGAGAAGGAGCCTAAAGACTAGGCTCACAGTGCAACATGACGTTGGCGCaaggaagcagcggaggcacGTTTGGAGTGAAGTGGGCAGTGGGATTTCTCTGTTTAGGTCGCGCGCCGTGTGTAGAGTCACATCACAGTATGCATGTcaagcgaaaaaaagaggGGGTGAAATTGCATCCTGTCAAGCCAAACAGTGGATGGAGGTGCCTTACATTCGAAACTGCTGAGCGCGAGAGTGGCGGGCCTGtgaaagaaagaagagcaAAAAACGTGGTCAAGTAAGCAACAGGAGACCGGACAGGCAGCGGGAGGCAAAGAGACAACTGCAAGACTAGTGGATCACTGATGTGGACTGAGAGAAGGCTGGGGGCAGCTCTGTTGAAGCGGATGTCGCGGAAAGTAAAAACCTCGTTGATGGACTTGCCTCATCTGCAATCTGCGCGTACGACTCGCCGATCAagtcgccggcgaggcggaggaaactTCCCTTTTCCATGGTGCTAGGGGCGCCGTGTAACGCTCCAGTAAACCAGAGAGTTAAGCATGAATTGGAGAGCGCGTATCGCGGGCATCtgtgcgtcgcggcctcaGTTCTTCAGGaggaaaaacgaaaacgGCAATTGAAGCCATGGGAGGATTCACGATACTTCACGAAGACGTGTATACACCCATCACGACGTCGCCAGCTACTCGCGGAGAAAATGACCCGAAAAACAGAACGGGAAAAGCCACTTCCCGTTTGTTTCATCCAGGAAGTGGAGAAGTGTCAAGAAGGTACTCCCTTGTGCGGCTGGCGGGCTGGCTCATGCGTCTGGCGGCTGGGCATTCTGCACACGCCGAGCGCGTTCCTAAGGAAACGTCTCTCTGAATCGTTCTCCAGGCATCAAATAAGCGAAGCTGCGGCACCAGAAATCTGTCGAGCAAAGACAGAAACGTGGAGATTCATCGGAGAAGGGCCTTTTTCCTCAGGCGATTTCGGGCTGTGGCATCGACAGCTACGCGGGCACAGAAGACACACTCAGCGTTTAGATAGATGCAACAGAACTGAAACCGAGGAACAAAtcttcgcctgcaggcaAGCCTAGCGGGATTGAAGATGAATGAGCAAAACTGCTCCTTTTCTGCAGCTCATAAAACAAAAGAGTAGAGGATTTCGCAAGGCAGTGACTTGCGTTTCTTGAATTCGGCGCAAtcctgcgcgacgccgtgCACTGTCTCCGTCAGGCATGCTGTCACGGCGCAGCGGGGTAAGATCAACGCCACATCGATGCAGCAAAGCATGAAAGTCGTGAAAAGGCAATTCTGCGAAAGAACTGCGTGGGTTATTCTCTCATTCTACTACTAGATTTTCGTCCTtcgctgcgtcttccgctcCAGTGCAAACGCTTATGaccagaaggcgccgccagagCCCACACTCCGACCCCCCGCCAGGAACGCGTATTGAGAGACAAGTGCCGGCAAGGGTAGACAGAACACAGAACTGTTTGACTAAATGGGAGACAATACGCTTTTTACCATGCTTGAAGAAGTGTCAGTGGACCGTGCTGCGTCAGAAGGCGCACGAGATACCCGTGTTCCCACTTGGCTGAACACGACGGTTTTTCTGCTCACGAGCTTTGCCTGTTCTGTTCAAGCTGAAGCCGCGCGTACAGCAGCTGATGAAAACGCGCCTTGAGCGTCCATTTTGATGGGCTGGGGATGTGTTTCCATCTGACGGTGGTTAGCTGAGAAGCGCGTACCCTGAATAGGGCTGCTCAACAGCCGTAGGCACAACGTGCGACGGTCTGCAACACGAACCCTACATTCTACGATGAGTTGTTCCGCCCAGGCGTTGGTTCAACCTTTCAAGCGCAACAGCGTTTTTCACGTTTGCGAGGCCTTCTGTGCTTGCTTTTCTTACGCTTCCTGCATATGATCGCGCCTCAGGTTATAGTTGTATTGCGCACGGGCCGTCCCACGGCACTCCTCCACTAGAACTGCAAAGGAACGGGAACTGATCATCGCAGCGTCATGTCACAGCAATATTAGGAGGGCGGACACAGTACACTACATTCGAGGGCTAGCACCCTCATCaccagcaggcgcagcggatTTATGCCAAAATGCCGTTGCCTCCACACTCTCGCACTTACGACTGCAGCCAGGACTCATACGCGAGATCACCACGGGCACTACGTTAACGAATTGTGTCACAATTACATATTGTTTGATCTTGCGCGGGGGATAGACGCAATGTGCTGCGAAGCCCTAAGAATCTGTAACTCGCCACCGAGCGAACATCTCAGCGAACGGCTATCCTCGTGAAGAACGCAAACCACTGCTGAAGAGTTCATGCAACCGCAGTCCCAGCAAATTGGTATTCCCTAATGGCACACGTCGGAAGCTGCTATCCTGAAGGGCGACGAGAAGCTACGCAGCACAGACCGTGGCTCAACGTCAATGCACGGCGACCGCATGTTTGGCCATTTTTGCACGCACCGTACAAAAAGAATCTATCCAGAGTGGATTGACGAGGCACGACAAACGCCATAAATATCGCTACAGAACGGACAGTTCTCTCGGTTGAGCGTGTCCAGTGCGTTTATGGAGACTGATCATGCTGCTGTCCGGTCCAGAGCGGCCGCATACGCActgcgcgagccgccacAAAAGCACAGGCATTCTTCGAACAGCACAGGGCAACTTGCAACGACGCATTCCATGAGGTGAGTGTGTTTGGTGAGCCCATCTCCCGGTTAGGGGGCCTTTCTTGAGGCCGTGAGGGTTCAGTGGTACGTATTGCGTATGGTTTTTTGTTTGTCGTGCGACCTCGACGCAGTCTGACATCCGTGCCAGCGAATGGCTGAGTGGGAAGGTAACGAAGCGGTATCCAACAGGCAAACACAATCATCTTCTCACTTACTGGAAAGCCACTGCAACATCTCGGCCGACGAAAATCCCCGCGCTCTGATAGTTATTGCTCTACCGGGTGTCTTGTGTGGCGGCGAAGCCGGCCGGTGCGAAACCGTCATTTTCTGGCGCAGCTCAGCAACAAAACCAACGCTGGCCTTCGAATTATCATCGATATCCACCTCAAATCGGCGAATCTGTTTCGAGTCGATCTTCACTCCTCGCTGCAAGGCTGCTGCGATGTCTTGAAGGAGCCAGGCGCCATCTAGCCATTGGAGCTACGGGAAGCCTGTGGTCAGTACGAGTTCAAGGCTCTGACTAGCTTGACGCGTTTCTCGTCTCTTCCCTTGCATGCGCAGTCCCTCTTGGGGGGGCAATTTTCCCGTTTTCATCCCCTCTTCCGGCGGGAATTCGGTTCTCAGGCCCGAATTTCTTCGCCCCAAGATCTCAATAAGTCTGAATCGTTCTGCATTTCCTGCATCTGTCTCCCCAGCATACTTGTGGGAACTGCGCTCACGCGGCATCCATGGCAGGACTAGCTGGCATGAGCGGTGCTCTTagggacgacggcgaggagcttTTTTGACGGTAAATTCCCCGGAATTCTTTTTGCTTGTCCCGACACTCACCGCGCCGTCTTTGCTTCCGCTCAATCTGTCTCGTGGGAAACATCCGCGACTCTCGGCTTGCCGTGGAGGCGCCTACTCGCTTGCTTATCTCAGCGTCGCCAGCTGGCCGCATGGTTCACCCGTTTGTTCTCCTCTTCCACTCAGGCTGGCTGGCGACCGCGCAGAGACAAATATCGCATGAAACTGAATCCCGTCGGAACTATCGACTTTTTGTGTTGCGTTTATTCCTCCACCTGTACAgatcgcaggcgccgctgttTCCCGCGCGCTGATTCCGGCAGTCACACTCTAGCtggcctcgcggctgctAGCAAGCGCGTATTCGAGACTGTGTCCCGCCCTCGTGGCTGCGAAATTTCGTGTCAGAAAGAGATAACTCGGTCAGAGTACCCTTCGCTCCACACGGGAAGGGCTCTCCAGTCCTCTCCCAGCGCCTACGCTATTCGTTTTTCTCCAGTTGCTCAGCTTTGCCGCATTGTGCGAACAAGCCGGCAGCCACTGGAGAGGGTGGCGGTCATCtgagcaggcgctgcggcgctccaTTCCTCAGTATTCAGAATTGCCTCGGGCCCTCCAGCGCCGTACTGCGGCGTTCGATTCATTTTCCTTTGGGTTTTTGGCGATGCGAGTCCCATTCAGGAGGAACGGAAAATGTCGTGCCGCACAGACTGTGCTTCGTCCTCACGTCTTGTACCAGTGCAGAgagagctccgcgccgcagagcaggGCTTCTCAGCCTCACAGGGGGTGGGAGTCTATATTTTTTTCCTGCTCGTTTCTCCGTTTTCGAGTTCGTTTCCTGTCGCCGATTAGGCCCTCCTCCCTAGCCTCGAAATCGTtgctcgcctcttcctctccctaCTTGAGGGGGGCACTGTCCGTCTTCCCTCCTTTTTGAGGCAATCTGCAGAACTAGCTCTCAagtgccgcgccgccttccaccTCAGGCTCAAaccctcttcctctctcctgtctctctgcgtcctcgcgtcgctcttGTTTTCTGTCACGGGATTTGCTCCTCTTTTACTCTCTGTATACTTTCGTCAATCCTCAAACACCGCCGCGTTGCTGTCTGTACAGCCTTGGAGCCGTAGAGCTTGAAccggccttccgcgccttcggtCTGCCCCGTCGCGACTCACTCCATCATcacccgcgcctcctgccctttttcttctccaaACTCGGCAAAatggcgctcgcgctgcgtctgaTGGGAAAGGGGTTGGGGTTTGGCGCGAAGGCAGTTGGAGGCGCAGTGACCGGCGTCGCGGGATCGTGCTTTCGGCACATGACCTCCGGCCTGCCTCACCCCACAGAGTGCGGCTGCATCGGTACGGCGTCGATTTCAGACGGCAGCGTTCTTAGCTTGTTCTGTATCGAAGGCGTGTTCAGTTGTGCGGAGGCGTAGTGCGGACTCAGCCTTTTAGACAGCGATGCCTGACACGCGTAGTGCCACGACTGCCCCGGAGTGAGGGAGACCCGGAGGCAGCCGGTGCGAGACCACAGACCGATTCAGCGAACCCCCGAGAAGTGTCTCGGACGCAATTTTCTGCGATTGTCGCTGCGTTGCAGGCGCCCTGTTTTACTATCTGGGACTGCACGACCACAGAAAATTCAATCTTCTCGTGGAAATCCACGAACTTGATCACGTCCCGAAGTCAGCCTCACTGTACCTCACCGTGGAAATCGGCCGCAAAAACGCCACCACACAAGGTAACGCTGCTGTTGAAAcgctgctgtcgccttcAAACTTTCGCGATCCTACGGGGAGCTCCAAGCAACACAGAGAGGTTTGCCTCCATAATACAGCCTGGCAGACCGCGAAGGCAGTTTTTTGCGCGCCCCGAGAGTCAACGTTTCATGAATATCAGGACTGCAACGCCGGCTttgtcgcctgcctccgtgACAGCCACTTACCTTCTTCTGTGCTTCTGGTTGTTTTCGGTTGGGGTACGTGCGAACTCAGCCGCAGGCTACCGTTCCACAGACAGGCCTCACAAGCATCAGAAACAACAAGCTTGCTCCAGAAACGAAGCGCGcacgcacgcacacgcacatatatatatatatatatatatacatttagctacctacatatatatgcatcaCAAGCCATGTGCCACCTGGCGCGCTAGCGTCGGTCGGGTGGAGCAGTCTGCAGCGAGTGCCAGGTCGCTGTGTTCGTTGTGTggcttcgcggcctctcagGATTTAGTTCATGAAGTAAAAACCCGTGGAGAAGCCCAGGGCTTGCGAGGCGTCTCTGTATCGAATTTGTTTCTTGTTCCGGTGCTTTCGCTGTAGTCGTGAAGACAAAGGGAACACAGGCCGTTCTGGTCGAGGAGCGACTGATGCTCCACGTTCGCCAGGTGGACTCGGAGGTCACCATCGTGCTTTACAAGAAAGGGATGATGAAAAACACGCGCCTGGCCTCGGTAACAGTGCCAATCAAGGAAGAGCTGATTGATAAAAACTTTCCCAAACGCACGTGGTACGCGTCAGAGCATAAGGACCAGCTGAGCCCCTGCTGTGCATGctcatatacatatacatatatacagacatatgcatgtatacatgtgtgtATGGATGAATATGTATCTGCCCTACCATTCAGTGTTTagccggccgtcgccgcagcggtaCACAGTTACACATTCACGTACTTCTACGTGGAAAAGCACACGTGAGAGACGCGATGCGTGTTTCGTGGAGCTGCTTTGTGTCGTAAGGCCTTTGTGGGGAgaccgccgcgtctctcgagTCTTTTCTCGTGTGTTTGCACACCGCAACAAGAGCGTCGGCaatgcagcggcgcgtgaTGCAGGTGTAGAGGGAATACAAATGTAGTGTTTATTTTCCTTGTCTCCGTATGAGCGGCCcactgcatgcgtgtgtgctGATCACGGCGTGACCTCGGTACGTTGAGCGCAGGTACAGCCTCaaggcggagagcggcaaGACGCTCCCCCGTGTCAATATCTCCTGGTTTCGCCGTAAGTTGACAACTTTCCTTTTTCTAAATGCGACTTGAGGTCGGCGCATTCCGCGCGTCTATCGTGAGAGGTTCTCCACACAGTCAGGAGGTTGGACGCGGCTTACGCGTGTGAGCACACCGGTGGGTACGTTTATCGGTGTGCCGAGACCCCCTATAGGACAAAAaactatacatatatatatacatatatatatatatatatatatatatgtacgcatGAGCTGCCGTGTGTGCATCTGAGCGCTCTGGATAGCTCAtcgagatacagacaacgAAGCGCTTCATACTGCTGCGCTCCTGCAGCCCGCTGGACTGGTAACACAACGTGCTGGCTTTCATTATCCCCGTACATTGAGATTTCTAACGTGAGAGTTTAGTTTAGGATCAGTGTGTGGGTTTCGACACGGCAAGCGCATTGCGTTTCTCTTTATTTTGCAGTGCACCTAATATGTGTGGACACGGGGAACCAGGGAGCGACGCGTCGCGTTGCCGGTGGCGTCGACTGTTGCAAATATTTGAAGTCATGCCGTTTCCCGCCTCCACGCTCTGTGCGGGTGTCTCTTGCGCTCTGCGTGCAGTTGACTCGAGCGTGCCCACCAATCAGTCGCCGCTGCTCCAGCAGGCGATGCTGATTgcgcagaaggaggcggacgaaAAGGGCGAGCCCGTAGACGTGGTAAGAGGCTCGACACGCGTGGAAGTTGTCAGAGTGCATGCAACAAAGGAGCTGCCTCTGCATATGAAACATATTTGCGTTTATGTGTACCCTGTTTGTCTGTATTCGTGTCACACTCGGCATCTATTAAGACTTTCAGATGCATACCTATCTCTTCCTCTCTATCggtctatatctatatctgtacATCAATAactatatctatatctacgTGCCTATCTATGTACCTCATTTCCATAACATCTATCTTTGTTAGTCCAGATGCGCCCAGTGCGGTTGAACCGACGAGCAgaaacgcggcgcgcgctggtATACAAGGGGATGTCGAGGGTACCATGGCGTCGCGAGCGGATTCCAGAGGCGGGCATTCTGAATCGGTGAATACAGACCGAAGGGGGTCTCGCTCATGCAGTGAGCGTGGCGCGTTCTGGGTTGTCTGCCTTGTTAGAATCTCGGCGAAATGTCTCAGAAGGAGCGCCTTGCGTTCTTTGCCCACGTCCTCGAGGGGCCCTTGGAGCGGCTGAaccccggcggcggcacgtGGATGACCTGCTACGGCAAAGCGATGGAAGTCAAACCAGGTGAGAGGCTAAATGCACGTTACGGTGATTGCACATGTGCCTGTGGTGGGCAGAACGGGCCGGGGGCGCCTCCACAGATCTATGTCCTCCCACGAGTCGTCGCCTTGCATGCCCCTGGCGACTGATGTCTCCTGCGCTGCATGACAAGGCATTTGAGTCGATCTATTCGCCCGattgcgcagctgcgcgtgcgccgacAGCGCCTCTGGTGAATCCATCCATGATGCATGTCTGATTGGGCGTGGCGATGCGGTTTTGGCTGCGGCGTTGTTGCCGCGGGGACGAAAAAATCCAAACGCGCGGGTGCTGGATGGTCAGGCATTTGCGCGTGCCCATTCCACAGACACGCGTAGCGCAAGGAAGCGCCACCTCCCGTCCGCACACGTTAGGTTCCCCCTTCGGTCCGTGCGCATCCCAgtgatacatatatatatgtatttatttatttacaGTTGTGCATACATGCATTCATCCATACATTCCTGCACACGTTTGCCTGCAgtgggagaggaagagatcTGCTGGAAGTGTCGTGCGTGTGCCTTCGTGCCATGGACGCGTCTGGCCTCGCCAAatgcgccgcgagggcctgTATGCGCAAGAACAAGGGGCGTCAGGGCTTGTTTCCGAGGCTGCCTGCGACGGGTGGATACGGGGGAGTGTCAGCTTCCGGGGGTGGCggacggaggcgctgcgctctcgccgcaCTGACTTGTCTGTGGAAGCTTCGGGTGTGTCTGCGCTCCCTACCCCCATGGTTGGCAGTGAAGAAAGAAGCCGCGTGGCGGCTTACGGAAGCGTGCGTGCGGGGCTGTGGCTTCATGCCTGCCGTGAGCGTTTCCAGGCAGACCCAGAAGGCTTGCCGCTGACTGGCACGCACAAGTTTCTATGGTGTGCGTGGAGCTATAGGCCTTCCCATATATTCGTATTCTCCTATACTATACATGTAAttcatgcatgtatatatattttgaCATCGCTGTTGAGACCCCGCGGGCTCTCGCCGAAGGCCAGGATGGCGCGGCTCAGTTTCCTTTGAACCACAGAAGGAGGTTTTCTGCATTTTTCGCGCGTGTGCTGGAAGGCTCGCTGGACAGGTTCACTCGAAGCCAAGGAACGTGGACGCAGCAGTACTTCAAACCCGTCGAAGTCGAACCAGGTGAAAATGTTGGCCGCATGCAAAGATAGTGATCGGCTGCCACCTGGATTGACACACGCTCACACACTCACAAAGATCGTCCCTTCAGAACGAGGAGGGATGCAgcatgcgccgcgagcctcggGGGCCTGCGTCTgtagacgcagagagagctcCGCAGTCGCAGAGCCTTTGCGGGTAGCGTGCGCCAGATGCGTTCGCGTGATAGACGCCTCAAGCCAAGCGGGAGACAAAAaaagcgcagcgcagcggacgAAGCGGCTTGACACAGAGACTGCGTTGCATGACTCGTGGTCCGTTTGTGAGCCGGTGCATGTCCCTGGTTTCTCTCGCCAACGGCACTGAAGTGCGCATGGCAAAGAGAAGATGATGCCCGCGGTGGAGCAACCGCCGTTAGGAGTTTCTGCGTTTCTGGCATTTATTTTCGATCGCCTCGTCCCGGGCCTGCATGATGCGTCGTCATTGTTACTCGACTTGTCTGCCTCGGCTCGTGTGATGACGTCTTCATTAAATGGAGGCCAAGGTGCTGAAGGCCGGGTAGGGCATTACGTGCCAGGCCTGGGGCCGTCTGGGCTCTCGCTCCCGCGGTTGTTGGCTCGCTAGTGACTACACGCCCGACGTGGTGCATATTTGGACGATAATCAACAAGGAAAGGAATGTGATTATGTGTTTATTGTCGTGCGGAGATGCCCCCCGTCATGCTTACATACGTAGGTGTACAGTGCCGCCTTTGAACTGTCATATCGCGAGCAACTCTGGTGCTCATCGTACCTCGTTCACGCATGAATGCGTGCGTATGTGAGCACATTTCATGGTTTTCCAGGGTTCATTTTTGTGGTTGTCGGATTGTTTTTCGTTGTGTGTATGCCTGTGCCGCCACGCTCtatctctcctctctcgacgGTGTTGATCTCGCCTTTCCCCAGTCTTCCGTCCTCCCCGCCTTCTGAGACGGGGCGCGCTGCCTATCGCGAACCAGGGCCTGTGCCTGAGTTGCTTTCGTGTATGTTTGCCAAGTCGGTGTTGTGGTGCATTCTCCCTTGTCTGCAAGAGCGGTCGCTTTGTCGTCTCGGTAACGGCGTCGCGTCCTTTGGGTCGCGACGCGCTTCTGCGGTGGCTCACCGTGTCGCcgtgcgtgtgtgttgcTACGCAGATCGCTGGGAATGGTGTTTTTGGGACTCCGCGGAGCAATGCAAacagggcgcggagaagcaagGCAGCATTCCGTTTCTGGCCATAAGCCTCGTGCTCCCAGACCGGAAGGACCGAAACATCTTCTACGTCCGCTACCACGACAAAGACACCCACTACGACGTCTTCTTTCGCCGCCTCGACAGAGACCGCAACTTGTGGTCCGACGGCCTCTACGAGTTCATCGAGAAGGTTAGCCTCCGCGGAGGACCTGGAGGACAGTGGTGTTCTGCTGGGATTCCAAGTCAGCCTGCGCGAGTCCTGCGCGTCACGATGTCAGAGGGTGAAGCGCTTGAGCGTCTCACGCCCCCGGCACGCCTGAAGCTCTTCCTGTCTGTGCGcctgtcttcctctccccaTCTCCTATAGACGCCCGAGTCTATCAGCATACACGGTTGCATACATACGTGCGTGTATGTCccatttatatatatatatatctac is a genomic window of Besnoitia besnoiti strain Bb-Ger1 chromosome IV, whole genome shotgun sequence containing:
- a CDS encoding hypothetical protein (encoded by transcript BESB_055840) codes for the protein MALALRLMGKGLGFGAKAVGGAVTGVAGSCFRHMTSGLPHPTECGCIGALFYYLGLHDHRKFNLLVEIHELDHVPKSASLYLTVEIGRKNATTQVVKTKGTQAVLVEERLMLHVRQVDSEVTIVLYKKGMMKNTRLASVTVPIKEELIDKNFPKRTWYSLKAESGKTLPRVNISWFRLDSSVPTNQSPLLQQAMLIAQKEADEKGEPVDVNLGEMSQKERLAFFAHVLEGPLERLNPGGGTWMTCYGKAMEVKPDRWEWCFWDSAEQCKQGAEKQGSIPFLAISLVLPDRKDRNIFYVRYHDKDTHYDVFFRRLDRDRNLWSDGLYEFIEKLRAYRELCPTGELGKKGEGRGAKKGQKALEDETTEVNEESGRTSRKSGGKKSRRPSTTPRLDISTARRVHSPRATIPLKQGPNAQQHMLEEVMISTQSSAREYD